The Calliphora vicina chromosome 3, idCalVici1.1, whole genome shotgun sequence genome contains a region encoding:
- the LOC135954535 gene encoding oxysterol-binding protein-related protein 11: METNLNKVLNQGVRHQLNGLLCKYTNVMKGWQYRWFTVDPQSGILSYYLSDCNSAGDDVPPPTHVLTSSPRGQVHLAGAVVCPSDEDSRTFSIACASGDTIKLRAADARARQEWVDGLRAIVESHTKAMDINNSTPLPPRELLAASDAMVSARQALYLTEQCNASLARAIENIDCDAFSPTDPDLLILKAISTASTQCLHQCLSLLQRHQEINTPRSETTSVN, translated from the exons ATGGAAACAAACCTAAATAAGGTGTTGAATCAAGGTGTACGACATCAGCTAAATGGCTTGCTGTGTAAATACACTAATGTAATGAAAG GTTGGCAGTACAGATGGTTTACAGTTGATCCACAAAGCGGAATCTTAAGTTATTATTTATCGGATTGTAACTCAGCTGGTGATGATGTACCACCGCCAACTCATGTGCTAACCAGCTCTCCCCGTGGTCAAGTCCACTTGGCCGGAGCAGTTGTTTGCCCCAGTGATGAAGATTCTAGAACTTTTTCAATTGCCTGCGCTTCTGGGGATACGATTAAATTGCGAGCTGCCGATGCCAGGGCACGACAGGAATGGGTAGATGGACTACGTGCTATTGTCGAGAGTCATACAAAGGCAATGGATATAAATAATTCAACACCGTTGCCACCTCGTGAATTATTAGCGGCATCGGACGCTATGGTTTCCGCTAGACAAGCACTTTATTTAACTGAACAATG caATGCTTCTTTGGCTcgtgctatagaaaatatagattGTGATGCCTTCTCACCCACGGATCCTGATTTACTTATCCTAAAAGCAATATCTACCGCCAGTACGCAATGCCTGCACCAGTGCCTGAGTCTTTTGCAACGTCATCAGGAGATCAACACGCCGCGCTCCGAAACAACAAGTGTTAATTAG